Proteins encoded in a region of the Frondihabitans sp. 762G35 genome:
- a CDS encoding DUF5819 family protein has product MEHGLYRGRSKTAVRVFAVAAAALAGWHIFAQFLWIAPPSQLRAVVPGNALERYEIPLFGQSWSVFAPDPINGDYHFLVRAIVPDGTKTTVTNWIDATVAEHSLGLHNLLPPRAANLAVEQASRYKTAYDRLNPGQRKAVGYGYYLGSTWNARYAQSITVLGGKNDASTAATRTFLAEALHTDSYATQAAKAIWGSKVTYVQFQIYRQNIIPFADRDKAGAVRPPKQIAATGWRGLHEYAGQSSGDFAAVFAPLAAEGRR; this is encoded by the coding sequence ATGGAACACGGTCTGTATCGAGGCAGGTCGAAGACGGCGGTGCGAGTATTCGCGGTTGCGGCCGCGGCTCTGGCCGGCTGGCACATCTTCGCCCAGTTCCTGTGGATCGCGCCCCCCTCCCAACTTCGAGCGGTGGTGCCGGGAAACGCCCTGGAGCGCTATGAGATTCCGCTGTTCGGCCAGTCCTGGTCTGTCTTCGCCCCGGATCCGATCAACGGTGACTATCACTTCCTGGTGAGGGCGATCGTGCCGGATGGAACGAAGACCACCGTGACGAATTGGATCGACGCGACCGTCGCCGAGCACTCCCTGGGTCTCCACAACCTCCTCCCTCCCCGGGCTGCCAACCTCGCGGTCGAGCAGGCCTCCCGATACAAGACGGCCTACGACCGCCTGAATCCGGGACAGCGAAAGGCCGTCGGATACGGGTACTACCTCGGATCGACGTGGAACGCCCGCTACGCCCAGTCGATCACGGTCCTGGGCGGCAAGAACGATGCCTCGACTGCGGCGACGAGAACCTTCCTCGCGGAGGCCCTCCACACCGACTCGTACGCAACCCAGGCGGCCAAGGCTATCTGGGGATCGAAGGTGACGTACGTCCAGTTCCAGATCTATCGCCAGAACATCATCCCGTTCGCCGACCGGGATAAGGCGGGAGCGGTGCGCCCACCCAAGCAGATCGCGGCGACCGGGTGGCGAGGGCTGCATGAGTACGCAGGTCAATCGTCGGGTGACTTCGCAGCCGTCTTCGCGCCTCTCGCAGCGGAGGGGAGGCGCTGA
- a CDS encoding HTTM domain-containing protein: MRTAGDLLASLLSLVGRLVTRALRFSESWLLGRKKARYGLAVTRIIVGLVAFVQLAANWSTRSYTWGPGMAWTSQLGSPASDLPHVWFFSFFDSINESRASFTAGYLLLAALALVIVAGWRTKIVLPIFLCLWVGFIDLNSLVHDQGDNIYRMLLIYLVFADTSSRFSVDALLRSRTPATLRNATRAGARYEPFSNILHNLAIVVVTMHVSFIYMSGALYKAEGQTWQNGYAIFNPLHVMRFSNWPELADFITSLGPLVVALSWGTIVIQMMFLPMLLNRVTRILALMGIFGFHLGIAFFMGLPFFSFAMVAIDSIFIRDATWRKLRTAIRRAWLKHADPPLVDSRPVLDASGLPLPVPKSRVTEKVPEANEPAADLVRL; the protein is encoded by the coding sequence GTGCGAACAGCGGGAGACCTGCTCGCGAGCCTGCTCTCCCTCGTCGGGCGACTCGTCACGAGAGCTCTTCGATTCTCGGAATCGTGGCTCCTCGGGCGGAAGAAGGCCCGCTATGGTCTCGCCGTCACCAGGATCATCGTCGGCCTCGTCGCATTCGTGCAACTCGCCGCCAACTGGTCGACGCGCTCGTACACCTGGGGTCCGGGCATGGCGTGGACGAGCCAACTCGGGTCTCCCGCCAGCGATCTTCCCCACGTGTGGTTCTTCTCGTTCTTCGACTCGATCAACGAATCCAGGGCGTCCTTCACCGCGGGCTACCTCCTCCTGGCCGCTCTGGCTCTCGTCATCGTGGCCGGCTGGCGAACGAAGATCGTCCTCCCGATCTTCCTGTGTCTCTGGGTGGGGTTCATCGACCTGAACAGCCTCGTGCACGACCAGGGAGACAACATCTACCGGATGCTCCTGATCTACCTCGTTTTCGCCGACACGTCGTCTCGATTCTCGGTCGACGCCCTGCTCCGGTCGCGGACCCCGGCGACGCTGCGAAACGCGACGCGAGCCGGAGCCCGATACGAGCCCTTCTCGAACATCCTCCACAACCTCGCCATCGTCGTCGTCACCATGCACGTCAGCTTCATCTACATGTCGGGCGCTCTGTACAAGGCCGAGGGTCAGACCTGGCAGAACGGCTACGCCATCTTCAATCCCCTGCACGTCATGAGATTCAGCAACTGGCCGGAACTCGCTGACTTCATCACGTCTCTCGGGCCTCTCGTCGTTGCCCTCTCGTGGGGGACCATCGTCATCCAGATGATGTTCCTCCCGATGCTCCTCAACCGGGTGACGCGCATCCTGGCGCTGATGGGGATCTTCGGATTCCACCTGGGCATCGCATTCTTCATGGGCTTGCCCTTCTTCTCGTTCGCGATGGTCGCCATCGACTCGATCTTCATCCGCGACGCGACATGGCGGAAACTGCGGACGGCGATCCGACGTGCCTGGCTGAAACATGCTGATCCTCCGCTCGTGGACTCCCGACCTGTGCTCGACGCCTCCGGACTCCCGCTCCCCGTCCCGAAGTCTCGCGTGACGGAGAAGGTCCCGGAGGCGAACGAGCCCGCCGCCGATCTGGTTCGGCTCTGA
- a CDS encoding AraC family transcriptional regulator — MQATTFSTRHVTSGDPVAEWEAHNARSLVGLSCLTPRSGRFDAVETNARLGSFDVAHVVATPHAVARRTSHIAGAAAGDSVLYLTRRGSSTLTSRWGSIRQDPGSITLCPIAEPFSRRFAEGVDELVVRIPHAVAETVASSESPARVRLVDGGRRSGTTPASRSLDRFLGAALAAPDRASATETAAELTTRLRLLLTPGFDRSAEGRRFVIVDHVDEHLHDRELTVESVAASQGLSERQVRRLFAGTGAGLAETILGRRLDLAHRILRGEEDGPATVAGVADRCGFASHAHFTRAFRARFDRRPVDVLSERLAAV; from the coding sequence ATGCAGGCAACGACGTTCTCGACGCGTCACGTGACGTCCGGGGATCCGGTCGCGGAGTGGGAGGCGCACAACGCCCGATCGCTCGTCGGTCTCTCCTGCCTCACCCCGCGCTCGGGCCGCTTCGACGCCGTCGAGACGAACGCCCGGCTCGGGTCGTTCGACGTCGCCCACGTCGTCGCCACACCGCACGCCGTCGCCCGCCGGACGAGTCACATCGCCGGCGCCGCGGCCGGGGACTCCGTTCTCTACCTGACCCGTCGGGGCTCGTCGACGCTGACCAGCCGCTGGGGGAGCATCCGGCAGGATCCCGGTTCGATCACCCTCTGCCCGATCGCCGAGCCGTTCTCCCGTCGGTTCGCCGAGGGGGTCGACGAGCTCGTCGTCCGGATCCCTCACGCGGTGGCGGAGACCGTGGCGTCGTCCGAGTCGCCCGCTCGGGTCCGCCTCGTGGACGGCGGCCGACGCTCCGGGACGACGCCGGCGTCCCGCTCGCTGGACCGCTTCCTCGGCGCCGCGCTGGCCGCGCCCGACCGCGCGAGTGCGACCGAGACCGCGGCCGAGCTCACCACCCGGCTGCGGCTCCTGCTGACCCCCGGTTTCGACAGGAGCGCCGAGGGGCGCCGCTTCGTGATCGTCGACCACGTCGACGAGCACCTGCACGACCGCGAGCTGACCGTCGAGAGCGTCGCCGCGAGCCAGGGCCTCTCCGAGCGGCAGGTCAGGCGCCTCTTCGCCGGAACGGGAGCGGGCCTCGCCGAGACGATCCTCGGCCGCCGTCTCGACCTCGCCCACCGGATCCTGCGGGGCGAGGAGGACGGCCCCGCGACGGTCGCCGGTGTCGCCGATCGGTGCGGCTTCGCGTCGCACGCCCATTTCACCCGGGCGTTCCGCGCCCGGTTCGACCGGCGCCCCGTCGACGTCCTGTCGGAGCGCCTCGCCGCCGTTTGA
- a CDS encoding DUF2254 domain-containing protein, translating to MRSFLLRARESFWFLPAVFGLLSIVLAEALVAVDRVLIDDGTRVAFLDALSASAARSILSSIGTSMLTVAGTSFSITISVLATTSSTYGPRLVRNFLADRANQLVLAVFTSTFLYALVVLRSVRSESDGGSGFVPTIAVHTAVLIGILDVAVLVFFIHHIADSVQISTLQKRVQADLIGAIDSVYPARPDGRTVDAVDIDSTDTAAVATESDGYVQHVDLVGLRRAATRAGCVLDVAAMPGEFVIPGDPLVRVRPADRAADVAGSVKSAITIGTGRTPHQDVRFALQQLVEIAVRGLASGTNDPYTAVTALDLAGTALVPLMTRPAAATTLADEDGTVRVNLHWPAPDDLLQDLFEGVAVYGLDHPLVVDAARRLAGRLRQSASGSTATVLDRALDTLH from the coding sequence GTGCGCTCCTTCCTCCTGCGCGCGCGGGAGTCCTTCTGGTTCCTCCCGGCCGTCTTCGGGCTCCTCTCCATCGTCCTCGCCGAGGCGCTGGTGGCGGTCGACCGGGTACTGATCGACGACGGCACCCGTGTCGCTTTCCTCGACGCCCTGAGCGCGTCGGCCGCCCGGAGCATCCTCTCGAGCATCGGCACGTCGATGCTGACCGTCGCCGGCACCTCGTTCTCGATCACGATCTCGGTGCTCGCCACGACGTCCTCGACGTACGGCCCCCGACTCGTTCGGAACTTCCTGGCCGATCGAGCGAACCAGCTCGTCCTCGCGGTCTTCACGTCGACCTTCCTCTACGCGCTGGTGGTCCTCCGTTCGGTTCGTTCCGAGTCCGACGGCGGTTCCGGGTTCGTGCCCACGATCGCCGTCCACACGGCCGTCCTGATCGGCATCCTGGACGTGGCGGTGCTGGTGTTCTTCATCCACCACATCGCCGACTCCGTCCAGATCTCCACGCTGCAGAAAAGAGTGCAGGCGGACCTCATCGGCGCCATCGACTCGGTCTATCCCGCTCGCCCGGACGGGCGCACCGTCGACGCGGTCGACATCGATTCGACCGACACCGCTGCGGTGGCCACCGAGAGCGACGGCTACGTCCAGCATGTCGATCTCGTCGGACTGCGACGAGCAGCCACCCGCGCGGGATGCGTCCTGGACGTCGCGGCGATGCCCGGCGAGTTCGTGATCCCGGGCGATCCCCTGGTCCGGGTCCGACCCGCGGACAGGGCGGCCGACGTCGCCGGCAGCGTCAAGTCCGCCATCACGATCGGAACGGGTCGCACTCCCCACCAGGACGTCCGTTTCGCCCTGCAGCAACTCGTCGAGATCGCCGTCCGAGGTCTCGCGTCCGGGACCAACGACCCCTACACCGCCGTCACCGCGCTCGACCTCGCGGGAACGGCGCTCGTGCCCCTCATGACGAGGCCCGCGGCGGCGACCACCCTCGCGGACGAGGACGGTACCGTTCGCGTGAACCTGCATTGGCCCGCTCCCGACGACCTGCTGCAGGACCTCTTCGAGGGCGTGGCCGTCTACGGCCTCGACCATCCGCTCGTCGTCGACGCCGCCCGGCGCCTGGCAGGACGCCTGCGCCAGTCGGCGAGCGGTTCCACCGCGACCGTCCTCGACCGGGCACTCGACACCCTCCATTAG
- a CDS encoding LPXTG cell wall anchor domain-containing protein → MAVPSSARAAIRFPFETTFDSAAGGTLSGSATTGGGWLSLTTSARTQAGSWTTDDAFDSSLGLDVTFQYATYGGSGGNGLSFFLADGAASASVGPPGAGLGYACVNNNATGSPCNQPGVAGAFVGIGLDEYGAFSDPNFLGTGPGQSRNSIAVRGSGTGTSGYRYLAGAVAPGGSVATGSRAGERTIRVIVQPDPSGTIALDVFSNTGPGTSLQPVFKDLVVTGPDQAALPPTLRLGFVGSTGDATNAHEIDDLRVNVPTDLAITTTGPVTAVAGTDIGYTVTATNASPYPVTGAAIADAIPAGITGVTWTCTSPDGGTCASDAGTGQDIATTADLPGGASVVYSIRGRADPSLAPQALTNTAIVTAPVDRADTDLANNRGSVSTQIEQDASLTTTKSAALLPSATELAPGEDFTYTLRAGVTGPSTATDVGVSDALPEGIDFVSSPDGCSATGKEVRCTSNGATLPGEGRSFRFTVRLNPAYVGDGTDLGNIATATSRTPGTSTSSPTVFPPTIVPRAALTTTKVAAVIGTGASVAPGETYSYTVTVRNGGPSYATDVGASDRLPDPLAFVSSGDGCTASGQLVTCASSERLAVGESTAFTFVVKLAASYTGTGEDLLNVASGTSTTPGASPPSAPAPPPPLAAPRADLTTDQSVSLIPPATSLVPGESFTYTISVANQGPSAAADVGAIDNLPGGILFQSSASGCTAEGQRVVCAGVGPPLAPGGKRSFTFTVRLDPSYIGDGSDLGNVASGSMSTSGTISPSEMVFPPEPLVDPVADLSITKSAAMVAPVADGSTDWTITVTNRGPSTAQDVLATDAVPQGLTFTGSVPSVCVPSGNSTIGNVAECSLGSLLPGETTTVILTTGVSSAVVAGTILRNSATVTSLTDDPVPENNRTGLVASIPVIGLPTPQPAPPNEPVLAFTGSRGVAPLAIGALLLLGLGAVLLIRRRRDPR, encoded by the coding sequence TTGGCTGTCCCCTCATCGGCCCGAGCCGCGATCCGATTCCCGTTTGAGACGACATTCGATTCCGCCGCCGGAGGCACTCTCTCGGGCTCCGCCACGACGGGCGGCGGGTGGCTGTCGCTCACCACCTCCGCCCGGACCCAGGCAGGATCCTGGACGACCGACGACGCCTTCGATTCGAGCCTCGGGCTCGACGTGACTTTCCAATACGCCACCTATGGCGGATCCGGCGGCAACGGATTGTCGTTCTTCCTGGCCGATGGGGCCGCCTCGGCCTCGGTGGGACCACCCGGAGCGGGTCTCGGCTACGCCTGCGTCAACAACAACGCCACCGGATCACCCTGTAATCAGCCTGGTGTGGCGGGGGCGTTCGTCGGAATCGGTCTGGACGAGTACGGCGCCTTCAGCGATCCGAATTTCTTGGGCACGGGGCCCGGTCAGAGCCGCAACAGCATCGCGGTACGCGGTTCAGGCACCGGGACATCCGGCTACCGATACCTCGCTGGAGCCGTCGCGCCGGGTGGTTCCGTGGCCACGGGCTCCCGCGCCGGCGAGAGAACGATTCGCGTCATCGTCCAACCCGATCCTTCGGGGACGATCGCTCTCGACGTCTTCTCGAACACAGGTCCCGGTACGAGCCTGCAGCCCGTCTTCAAAGACCTGGTCGTCACCGGTCCCGACCAAGCCGCTCTTCCGCCGACGCTCCGACTGGGATTCGTGGGATCGACAGGAGATGCGACGAACGCTCACGAGATCGACGATCTTCGGGTGAACGTCCCGACCGACCTGGCGATCACCACGACCGGCCCTGTAACCGCGGTCGCCGGAACGGACATCGGGTACACCGTCACGGCGACGAACGCGAGTCCGTATCCCGTCACGGGCGCTGCCATCGCCGATGCCATCCCCGCCGGAATCACGGGCGTCACCTGGACCTGCACCTCTCCCGACGGCGGAACGTGCGCCAGCGATGCCGGAACAGGCCAGGACATAGCCACCACGGCAGACCTTCCCGGCGGTGCATCCGTCGTCTACTCGATCCGTGGAAGGGCAGATCCCTCGCTGGCGCCGCAAGCCTTGACCAACACGGCGATCGTGACCGCCCCCGTCGACCGCGCCGACACCGACCTCGCCAACAACCGAGGGTCCGTCTCGACGCAGATCGAACAGGACGCCTCGCTGACGACGACCAAGTCAGCGGCTCTCCTTCCTTCGGCCACCGAATTGGCCCCGGGCGAGGACTTCACCTATACGCTCCGAGCCGGCGTCACCGGGCCCTCCACGGCGACGGATGTCGGAGTCTCCGACGCGCTGCCAGAAGGAATCGACTTCGTCTCGTCTCCCGACGGCTGCTCGGCAACGGGCAAGGAGGTGAGGTGCACATCGAACGGCGCGACGCTTCCCGGAGAGGGCAGGAGCTTCAGGTTCACGGTGCGGCTCAACCCCGCCTACGTCGGAGACGGTACCGACCTCGGCAACATCGCCACCGCGACGTCCCGCACGCCCGGCACGTCGACATCCTCACCCACGGTCTTCCCACCGACCATCGTTCCCCGCGCAGCGCTGACGACCACGAAGGTCGCCGCCGTGATCGGGACCGGTGCCTCGGTCGCCCCCGGCGAGACTTACTCGTACACCGTGACCGTCAGGAACGGCGGGCCGTCTTACGCCACGGACGTGGGCGCCTCGGATCGACTTCCCGACCCCCTCGCGTTCGTGTCGTCCGGAGACGGGTGCACGGCATCGGGACAGCTCGTCACCTGCGCCTCGAGCGAGCGTCTCGCGGTCGGTGAATCGACCGCGTTCACCTTCGTCGTGAAGCTGGCGGCTTCCTACACCGGTACCGGTGAGGACCTCCTCAACGTGGCATCCGGAACGTCGACGACGCCCGGCGCCTCACCCCCGTCGGCACCCGCTCCCCCTCCGCCACTGGCAGCTCCGCGCGCCGACCTCACGACGGATCAGAGCGTGTCCCTGATCCCTCCGGCGACCTCGCTCGTCCCGGGAGAGAGCTTCACCTACACCATCTCCGTCGCCAACCAGGGCCCTTCAGCGGCCGCCGACGTCGGTGCCATCGACAACCTCCCCGGGGGAATCCTCTTCCAGTCATCCGCGTCGGGATGCACCGCCGAGGGACAACGGGTCGTCTGCGCCGGAGTCGGACCACCTCTCGCCCCCGGAGGGAAACGATCGTTCACCTTCACCGTCCGGCTCGATCCGAGCTACATCGGTGACGGGTCCGATCTCGGCAACGTGGCTTCAGGATCCATGTCCACATCCGGGACTATCAGCCCGTCGGAGATGGTGTTCCCCCCGGAACCCCTGGTCGACCCTGTAGCCGACCTCTCCATCACGAAGTCGGCTGCAATGGTGGCTCCGGTTGCCGACGGGAGCACCGACTGGACGATCACGGTGACCAACCGCGGGCCATCGACCGCGCAGGACGTCCTGGCGACCGACGCCGTGCCACAGGGTCTGACGTTCACGGGTTCGGTCCCCTCGGTCTGCGTCCCCTCCGGCAATTCGACCATCGGAAACGTCGCCGAATGCTCGCTCGGATCACTGCTCCCCGGCGAGACGACGACGGTCATCCTGACGACAGGCGTGAGCTCGGCCGTCGTCGCAGGGACCATCCTCCGCAACAGTGCCACGGTGACGAGCCTGACCGACGACCCCGTCCCGGAGAACAATCGGACGGGCCTCGTGGCCTCGATTCCCGTGATAGGACTCCCGACTCCCCAGCCGGCGCCACCGAACGAACCTGTTCTGGCGTTCACCGGATCCCGAGGAGTCGCGCCGCTGGCGATCGGAGCCTTGCTTCTTCTCGGACTCGGCGCCGTCCTCCTCATCAGGAGGCGACGGGATCCGCGCTGA
- a CDS encoding formate/nitrite transporter family protein has product MSEEKRRELGDSDAPIEDDLQDSFDSTVEAGAERLHRTLGTILITGFFGGLEVGVGIMALLAVLTETGNHLLAGLAFSVGLIALLLAHSELFTENFLLPIAALVAREGNVRQLITLWAGTLVANLAGGWLFMWLIVQAFPEWHETLAESAHHFVDAPFSLQTVVLAVLGGSTITLMTRMQQGTESDPAKIVAAVVGGFLLAGLQLFHSILDSLLIFGAIQAGTDITYGQWLGWFGYTLLFNILGGLLLVTALRLLRTKDLVDERRRENG; this is encoded by the coding sequence ATGAGCGAAGAGAAACGACGCGAACTCGGCGACTCCGACGCCCCGATCGAGGACGACCTCCAGGACTCCTTCGACAGCACCGTCGAGGCCGGAGCCGAACGGCTGCACCGGACCCTCGGCACCATCCTGATCACGGGCTTCTTCGGCGGCCTGGAGGTCGGCGTCGGCATCATGGCCCTGCTCGCGGTCCTCACCGAGACCGGGAACCACCTCCTCGCCGGGCTCGCGTTCAGCGTCGGACTCATCGCGCTCCTGCTCGCCCACTCCGAGCTCTTCACCGAGAACTTCCTCCTCCCGATCGCCGCCCTCGTCGCCCGCGAGGGGAACGTCCGGCAGCTGATCACCCTCTGGGCCGGAACGCTCGTGGCGAATCTCGCCGGCGGCTGGCTCTTCATGTGGCTGATCGTGCAGGCCTTCCCCGAGTGGCACGAGACCCTCGCCGAGTCGGCGCACCACTTCGTCGACGCGCCCTTCTCCCTCCAGACCGTGGTCCTCGCGGTCCTCGGCGGGAGCACGATCACCCTGATGACCCGGATGCAGCAGGGCACCGAGTCGGACCCCGCCAAGATCGTGGCGGCGGTCGTCGGCGGATTCCTCCTCGCCGGGCTCCAGCTCTTCCACTCGATCCTCGACTCCCTGCTGATCTTCGGCGCCATCCAGGCCGGCACCGACATCACCTACGGGCAGTGGCTCGGGTGGTTCGGCTACACGCTGCTGTTCAACATCCTCGGCGGGCTGCTTCTCGTGACGGCGCTCCGGCTCCTGCGGACCAAGGACCTCGTCGACGAGCGGCGGCGCGAGAACGGGTGA